The Dendropsophus ebraccatus isolate aDenEbr1 chromosome 10, aDenEbr1.pat, whole genome shotgun sequence genome has a segment encoding these proteins:
- the ARR3 gene encoding arrestin-C yields MADGSKVFKKTSPDGKLSIYLGRRDFVDHVEFVEPVDGVILIDPEYQKDKKVFVVLTCAFRYGRDDMELIGLSFRKDLYVLSCQVYPPLPEDKKPLTPLQEKLRTKLGVNAFPFTFNMAKNLPCSVTLQPGPEDSGKPCGVDFEVKGFCAENAEEKVHKKNLVRLIIRKVQFAPEITGPAPRAEITRQFMMSDKPLQLEASLEKEMYYHGEPVTINVKINNSTNKIVKKIKISVEQVTDVVLYSLDKYTKIVCCEEMNDTVAANSSFSRTYSVTPLLANNREKRGLALDGKLKHGDTNLASSTTLRPGMDKEVMGILVSYKVKINLMASRGGILGELTSSDVGVELPLILMHPKPAEEQESAEDVVIEEFARQKLQGEQDDDDEKEEADKS; encoded by the exons ATGGCAGACGGTTCCAA AGTTTTCAAGAAGACCAGTCCTGATGGAAAG TTATCAATCTATCTTGGAAGGCGGGACTTTGTGGATCATGTGGAGTTTGTAGAGCCTGTCG ATGGGGTCATTTTAATTGATCCAGAATATCAAAAGGACAAGAAAG TGTTTGTGGTGTTGACCTGTGCTTTCCGCTATGGTCGGGATGACATGGAGCTCATTGGCTTGAGTTTTAGAAAGGACCTGTATGTGCTGTCCTGCCAAGTGTACCCCCCATTGCCTGAAGACAAGAAGCCACTAACACCTTTACAAGAGAAACTGCGTACAAAACTGGGGGTCAATGCCTTTCCTTTTACCTTTAAT ATGGCCAAGAACTTGCCATGTTCAGTGACATTGCAACCAGGACCTGAAGATTCCGGGAAG CCCTGTGGAGTGGATTTTGAGGTTAAAGGCTTCTGTGCAGAAAATGCAGAGGAGAAGGTTCACAAAAA GAACTTAGTGCGTCTTATTATTAGGAAGGTCCAGTTTGCCCCTGAAATCACTGGACCAGCCCCACGGGCAGAAATCACACGTCAGTTCATGATGTCAGACAAACCGCTGCAGCTGGAGGCTTCATTAGAAAAGGAG ATGTATTATCACGGTGAACCGGTCACAATCAATGTGAAGATCAACAATTCAAccaataaaatagtaaaaaagaTCAAGATCTCag TGGAGCAGGTGACAGATGTGGTGTTGTATTCACTGGACAAATACACAAAGATTGTTTGCTGCGAGGAAATGAA TGATACTGTAGCGGCAAATTCATCATTCTCACGAACCTATTCAGTGACACCGTTACTGGCAAATAACCGGGAGAAGCGCGGTTTGGCACTTGACGGCAAATTGAAGCATGGGGACACTAACCTGGCATCAAGTACAAC tttgcgCCCGGGAATGGACAAGGAGGTGATGGGCATACTGGTATCTTACAAAGTCAAAATAAATTTGATGGCATCCAGAGGCGG GATTCTAGGAGAACTTACCTCAAG TGATGTCGGGGTGGAACTACCTCTTATTCTGATGCATCCAAAACCAGCTGAGG agcaggagag TGCAGAGGACGTGGTGATTGAGGAGTTTGCAAGGCAAAAGCTGCAAGGAGAACAAGATGATGACGATGAAAAGGAGGAAGCAGACAAAAGTTGA